In the Thermoanaerobacterales bacterium genome, TAAGGTTTTATTAAAATTTGTGAATCCGGGCTTCCGTTTTACGTCCGGCTTCCGCCTCTCCCGCCCTGTCCACGACCCTGGCCGCCGCCCTGGCCGCGACCTGCACCACCGCCGATGCCACCACCCTGGCCGCGACCCGTACCGCGGCCCTGGCCACAACCCCGACCACGACCGCCACCCTGGCCGGCACCACCACCGCAAGACCCTGCTCCGCGGCCCGTTCCGGGCCCCCGGCCCTGCGGGCCTGTTCCGTCTCCTCTCGGCATTAAACTCACCCCCGCCTTCATGGTAATGATCTTATGTTCAATACTACTATAGCCCTCATTATGGACGAATGTCAACAATGATTTCGGGGAGAAAATAGAAAGGCCCCACCCGGGTTTGGGTGGGAGCCGTGACTGCCTTATCGGGACAGGCGGCTTCTCTGTCTTAAAGCTTAGGGCTGACGCTCGACCTGCATAGCCGTGATCGGAATATAGCCGAGCTTCTCCACCAGGGTCTTCTGCACCTCGTCGCTGACCATGTAGTCCAGGAAGGCCTTGACCGCGCCGGTCGGCTCTCCCTTGGTATACATGTGCTCGTAGGACCAGAACGGGTACTTGCCGGTGCCGATATTGTCGGTCGAGGGCTCAGCGCCGTCGATCTTCATGGCCTTTACGCTGCCGTCAACGTAAGAGAGGGCCAGGTAGCTGATCGCGCCCGGGGTCTCGGAGACGATCTTGCGCACGGTGCCGGACGACTCCTGCTCGGCGTCACCCTTGGCCTCTTCGGTGCCATCCATGACATACTTCTTGAAGGTCGCACGGGTACCGGAACCCTTGGCCCGGTTGACGAGGACGATCTTCTGGTCGTCGCCGCCGACTTCCTTCCAGTTCTTGATCTTGCCGGTAAAGATGTCCTTGATCTGCTGCTTGGTCAGGTTGTCCACCTTGTTGCTCGGGTGGGTGACGAGGGCGAAGCCCACAACGCACACCTTATGGTCCTTCAACTGCGAGGCGTCGATGCCGTCCTTCTCTTCGGCGAAAACGTCGGAGTTCCCGATGTCCGCGCCGCCGCTGGAGACCTGGCTCAGGCCGGTGCCGCTGCCGCCGCCCTGGACGGAGATCTTGACGCCGGAGTTCTCGGCCATAAAGGCGTTCGCCGCCTCTTCGACCAGCGGCTGCAGCGCCGTGGAGCCGACGGCCGTAATGTTGCCGGAAAGCTCCTGTTCCTGCTGCTGGGGCTTCTCGGAGCCATCCTGCTGCCCGCAGCCGCTCACTACCAGGGCCACGGCAAGCACCGCCACGGCCAGTACGGCAAACCACTTGGTTTTAAGGATCACCGTTATTCCTCCCTTTGCGGTTTCGTCTTAATAAGCTGAGTCTGGCTTGACTTCCGGGAGAACTGCCGCCTTCATTATCCCCTCCCCGCGCCGGAGTTGTTGCCTCCGTACTACTAGCCAAGCATACTGCGCCTTTGTTAACTGTCCGTTATCATCCGGTTAAAAGCTAATTAATTCCAGGTTAAATTTTGCCCCCGCCGGTCGCGGACGTACTTGCTGCCGGGGACGGTCTTGGCGTAGCGCTTCACCTCGGCCGCCCGCTCCGCGACGGCACGGGCGTCACAGGCCCCGGCGCAGTCGATGATGCCTGTGGAAATATACGTTAAAATATAGACATTAGGATAATTGCGCTAAACCGGACTCTTGACATGGATGGGAGGTTTTGTGAGGAGTGAGGATCGCCGTCATTGCCGATGTCCACGGCAACCTGTACGCGTTGCAGGCTGTTTTGGCCGATGTAAGGCGGCACGGGGTGGAAAGGGTTTTCTGCGCGGGCGACCTGGTGGGTTACGGGCCACAGCCCGGTGAGGCTATTGCCCTGCTTAAAGAGGAACGGATTCCGACGGTTATGGGCAACTACGACGACGCCATAGGCCACGGGCGCCTCATTTGCGGGTGCGACTACAAGGACCCGGCCGACCTCAGGCTGGCGGAAAAGTCCATCGAGTTTACCCTGTGGGCTACGACGGACGGGGACAGGGCCTACCTCCGTTCCCTACCCGCCGATCTCCGGCTTGATTACGGAGGCAAGAGCCTCGTGGTGGTCCACGGGAGCCCCTTGCGCCTGAACGAGTACCTGCACGCCGACACCCCCGCCGAAACCCTTGAAATGATGCTTGACCGGGCCGGGGCGGACGTTCTTGTTTGCGGGCACACCCACGTTCCCTATCACCGACAGGTGGGCGCCAGGCATGTCATCAACGCCGGCAGCGTCGGCAAACCAAAGCACGGAAACCCGAACGCGCTCTACTGTGTCCTCGACCTGGCCGGGCCGAACGTCGCCGCCACATTTGTCGAAGTCTCCTACGACGTTGAAAAAACCGCGCGCCTGATCGAACAGGATCCCGTTCTGCCGGCGGAGTTCGCGGCCGGGCTGCGCCAGGGATGGTGAACCCTAAAGTGACGTCGACGGCCAGGTGCCCCATCGACCTGAACGAGCTGTCCGCCAAGCTGAGGGCCAAGTTCGGGAATCAAACTACAATGCTGTCCTGACGGACAAAGGCGGATGGTGTATGGATGGCGGGGTAGAGGATTATGATTATATGCCAAATACCACCGAAGCTTCTTATGATCTTACGTCAATAAAAATGGTAAGAGAAAAGTTACCGTTCGGCAGGTCACGCGTTGCTTGCCAAAATTAATGGCATATGCTACCTTGAAGTCACGAAAGGAAGAGGAGGATTCAAATGGCCCGGATCATCATCATTTCCTGCAAGAAAATCAAGGACGTCACCTGCGTGTCCTGCATGAAATGCTTTAAGGCGATACGGGAGCGACAGGGCGAGTTCGCCCGCTACCGGGACGAGGAACTGGATGTTGTGGCCATGGGTGACTGCGGAGACTGCCCGGGTCTGGTTCTGCCCAAGGTGGCCCTCATCTCCGACCTGGCGAAGGTTTACAACCGGGACTTTGATGTTATCCACCTGGGGGCCTGCATGGTCAAAGCGACGTCGACGGCCAGGTGCCCCATCGACCTGAACGAGCTGGCCGCGAAGCTCGGGGCCAAGTTCGGGAAAGAGGTGGTCATCGGGACGCACCCCTGGTAAGGGCTAAAGGCCATAGAGTTTATAACAAAAGACGCATTGGGCGGGCGGAGACGGGATCCTCGGCCCGCTAACTCTTTCTGCGTCTACCGGCACCAGAGAGTCCAGCCGTGTCGCCAGCCGGCGGCGGAAGGCCTCCCGGAAATCCTCCGCCGCCTCGGAGCGCAGGGCCTGGGTTAACCCCTCCGCCACATTCCCAAAGGTTACGGCGGTGGCCGGTTTCCTTTCGCCGCAGAAAAGCCGGGGGATGGCCGTCCCCCTTAAGGGGAAGCCGAGATAGACGCAGGGGGCCACCTCCCCGCGGTGGTTGATAAAGACGTTTTGCGTCGGGT is a window encoding:
- a CDS encoding phosphate ABC transporter substrate-binding protein, whose amino-acid sequence is MLKTKWFAVLAVAVLAVALVVSGCGQQDGSEKPQQQEQELSGNITAVGSTALQPLVEEAANAFMAENSGVKISVQGGGSGTGLSQVSSGGADIGNSDVFAEEKDGIDASQLKDHKVCVVGFALVTHPSNKVDNLTKQQIKDIFTGKIKNWKEVGGDDQKIVLVNRAKGSGTRATFKKYVMDGTEEAKGDAEQESSGTVRKIVSETPGAISYLALSYVDGSVKAMKIDGAEPSTDNIGTGKYPFWSYEHMYTKGEPTGAVKAFLDYMVSDEVQKTLVEKLGYIPITAMQVERQP
- a CDS encoding metallophosphoesterase family protein translates to MRIAVIADVHGNLYALQAVLADVRRHGVERVFCAGDLVGYGPQPGEAIALLKEERIPTVMGNYDDAIGHGRLICGCDYKDPADLRLAEKSIEFTLWATTDGDRAYLRSLPADLRLDYGGKSLVVVHGSPLRLNEYLHADTPAETLEMMLDRAGADVLVCGHTHVPYHRQVGARHVINAGSVGKPKHGNPNALYCVLDLAGPNVAATFVEVSYDVEKTARLIEQDPVLPAEFAAGLRQGW
- a CDS encoding CGGC domain-containing protein; translation: MARIIIISCKKIKDVTCVSCMKCFKAIRERQGEFARYRDEELDVVAMGDCGDCPGLVLPKVALISDLAKVYNRDFDVIHLGACMVKATSTARCPIDLNELAAKLGAKFGKEVVIGTHPW